The Halogranum gelatinilyticum genome includes a window with the following:
- a CDS encoding prenyltransferase, with protein MTGLRYLLKLSRPRFWLYLAGPVVVGVAFAAETPSDLFAPVAVALFAYFLLPANVLLYGVNDVFDADVDEANPKKDEKEVRYGGGLLVPAAVVASGLLGLATFAITPPVAWPWLAGFFVLGVQYSAPPLRFKTTPFLDSVSNGLYILPGVAAYAALAGTNPPLAAVAGGWLWTMGMHTFSAIPDIEPDREAGIRTTATYLGESRTYWYCAACWLAAAVAFGTLDWRAGALLLAYPVAVFAIVRSSVDVARAYWWYPALNTVVGMVMTLGGLWEVVYG; from the coding sequence ATGACTGGACTCCGGTATCTGCTGAAGCTCTCGCGGCCGCGGTTCTGGCTCTATCTGGCGGGGCCTGTCGTCGTCGGCGTCGCGTTCGCGGCCGAGACGCCCAGTGACCTCTTCGCGCCCGTCGCCGTCGCGCTCTTCGCCTACTTCCTGCTCCCAGCGAACGTGCTGCTCTACGGCGTCAACGACGTCTTCGACGCCGACGTCGACGAGGCGAACCCGAAGAAAGACGAGAAGGAGGTCCGCTACGGCGGCGGGCTGCTCGTTCCCGCGGCCGTCGTCGCCAGCGGCCTGCTCGGGCTTGCGACGTTCGCCATCACGCCGCCCGTCGCGTGGCCGTGGCTGGCCGGCTTCTTCGTCCTCGGCGTCCAGTACAGCGCGCCGCCGCTACGGTTCAAGACGACGCCTTTCCTCGACTCGGTGTCGAACGGCCTCTACATCCTGCCGGGCGTCGCCGCCTACGCCGCGCTGGCCGGGACGAACCCCCCACTCGCGGCCGTCGCGGGCGGCTGGCTCTGGACGATGGGGATGCACACCTTCTCGGCCATCCCCGACATCGAACCCGACCGCGAGGCGGGCATCCGGACGACGGCGACCTATCTCGGCGAGTCCCGCACGTACTGGTACTGTGCGGCCTGCTGGCTCGCGGCCGCGGTCGCCTTCGGAACGCTCGACTGGCGGGCGGGCGCGCTCCTCTTGGCCTACCCGGTCGCCGTCTTCGCTATCGTCCGCTCGTCGGTCGACGTCGCCCGCGCCTACTGGTGGTATCCCGCGCTCAACACGGTGGTTGGAATGGTCATGACGCTCGGTGGCCTCTGGGAGGTCGTCTATGGCTGA
- a CDS encoding phytoene desaturase family protein, whose amino-acid sequence MDSVSGYESSSSSVSADTSRRYDFDGTSGLDPEKRHLTADLGGVDGKSVVVVGSGFGGLSTACYLAQAGADVTVLEKNEQLGGRASRLERDGFRFDMGPSWYLMPDVFEHFFADFGKHPSEYYGLTRLDPHYRIFFKDGDRVDMVQDLDENRKTFEAYEPGAADAFDDYLVKSKRNYQIGMDHFVYTDRPKLTDYIDTDVMRHAWGLSLVGSMQRHVEQYFDHPKLQQIMQYTLVFLGGAPTNTPALYNLMSHVDFNLGVYYPEGGLGAVVDGMVDLAEELGVTFHTDAEVQQIRGRRGGFVVRTDEEEYLADLVVSDADYAHTEQELLPPEKRQYSADYWDSRTYAPSAFLLYLGVEGDVEELEHHTLVLPTDWDDHFDRIFENPEWPDDPAYYLCVPSKTDDTVAPEGHSNLFALVPIAAGLEDTPEIRQEYRDLVLDDIAENTGVDLRDRIVLEESFCVNDFADRYNSEQGTALGLAHTLTQTALLRPPHVSQTVDGLYFTGSFTTPGIGVPMCLISGRLTAEAVGKTTPAE is encoded by the coding sequence ATGGATTCGGTCTCTGGCTACGAGAGTAGCTCTTCGTCAGTCTCTGCTGACACTTCTCGGCGGTACGACTTCGACGGTACCTCGGGACTCGACCCCGAGAAGCGTCATCTCACGGCCGACCTCGGCGGCGTCGACGGGAAATCCGTCGTCGTCGTCGGCAGCGGCTTCGGCGGGCTGTCGACGGCCTGCTATCTCGCACAGGCCGGGGCCGACGTCACGGTCCTGGAGAAGAACGAACAGCTCGGCGGCCGGGCCAGCCGCCTGGAACGCGACGGCTTCCGGTTCGACATGGGCCCGTCGTGGTATCTGATGCCCGACGTCTTCGAGCACTTCTTCGCCGACTTCGGCAAACACCCCTCCGAGTACTACGGACTCACCCGGCTCGACCCCCACTACCGAATCTTCTTCAAAGACGGCGACCGCGTCGACATGGTCCAAGACCTCGACGAGAACCGGAAAACGTTCGAGGCGTACGAACCCGGCGCGGCCGACGCCTTCGACGACTATCTGGTGAAGTCGAAGCGCAACTACCAGATCGGGATGGACCACTTCGTCTACACCGACCGGCCGAAGCTGACCGACTACATCGACACCGACGTGATGCGCCACGCCTGGGGGCTGTCGCTCGTCGGCTCGATGCAACGGCACGTCGAGCAGTACTTCGACCATCCGAAGCTCCAGCAGATCATGCAGTACACGCTGGTTTTCCTCGGCGGCGCGCCGACCAACACCCCCGCGCTCTACAACCTCATGAGCCACGTCGACTTCAACCTCGGCGTCTACTACCCCGAGGGCGGACTCGGGGCCGTCGTCGACGGCATGGTCGACCTCGCGGAAGAACTCGGCGTGACGTTCCACACCGACGCCGAAGTGCAGCAGATCAGAGGCCGTCGTGGCGGCTTCGTCGTCCGCACCGACGAGGAGGAGTATCTCGCGGACCTCGTCGTTAGCGACGCCGACTACGCCCACACCGAACAGGAACTGCTGCCCCCGGAGAAACGCCAGTATAGTGCCGACTACTGGGATTCGCGAACCTACGCCCCTTCGGCCTTCCTGCTGTATCTCGGCGTCGAGGGCGACGTCGAGGAGTTGGAACACCACACGCTCGTGTTGCCGACCGACTGGGACGACCATTTCGACCGTATCTTCGAGAACCCCGAGTGGCCCGACGACCCCGCGTACTACCTCTGTGTCCCCTCGAAGACCGACGACACCGTCGCCCCCGAGGGACATTCGAACCTGTTCGCGCTCGTCCCCATCGCCGCCGGGCTGGAGGACACCCCTGAAATTCGCCAGGAGTACCGCGACCTCGTCCTCGACGACATCGCCGAGAACACCGGCGTCGACCTCCGCGACCGAATCGTCCTCGAAGAGAGCTTCTGTGTCAACGACTTCGCCGACCGCTACAACAGCGAGCAGGGGACCGCCCTCGGTCTCGCTCACACCCTGACGCAGACCGCCCTGCTCCGGCCGCCGCACGTCTCGCAGACCGTCGACGGGCTGTACTTCACCGGCTCGTTCACGACGCCCGGCATCGGCGTCCCGATGTGTCTCATCAGCGGGCGGCTGACCGCCGAAGCGGTGGGCAAGACCACCCCGGCAGAGTGA
- the rtcA gene encoding RNA 3'-terminal phosphate cyclase, which translates to MLEIDGGDGGGQILRTALALSMVTDTPVEVTDIRGSRSTPGLRPQHLAGVRVAEAVSDADVSAVEVGATDLTFVPDEPSGGDYHADIGTAGSVTLLFETVLPLATTLDEPLTLAATGGTDVKWSPTAAYYERVKLPLLARFGLDAAVTLHHSGFYPAGGGEATLRLAPSSLSALDLTARGPLERVVVHSKASTSLENKSVAVRQAAAAEKRLSSLGVDYAVEQPVYVPATSPGSALLLEARYAESVVGFDALGERGKSSEQVADEAVDAFEAFTATDAAVDEQLADQVMLPLALAGGEVRIPRVTAHVRTNLAAVQAFGLDLSLSEASDGTALLTAPGYDS; encoded by the coding sequence GTGCTCGAAATCGACGGCGGCGACGGCGGCGGCCAGATCCTCCGAACGGCACTCGCGCTGTCGATGGTGACCGACACGCCCGTCGAAGTCACCGACATCCGGGGGTCGCGGTCGACGCCCGGTCTCCGGCCACAGCATCTCGCGGGCGTCCGCGTCGCCGAGGCGGTCAGCGACGCCGACGTGTCGGCTGTCGAGGTCGGCGCGACCGACCTCACCTTCGTCCCCGACGAACCCAGCGGCGGCGACTACCACGCCGACATCGGCACGGCGGGCAGCGTCACCCTCCTCTTCGAGACCGTCCTCCCGCTCGCGACGACGCTCGACGAGCCGCTGACGCTGGCCGCGACGGGTGGCACCGACGTCAAGTGGTCGCCGACGGCCGCGTACTACGAGCGAGTGAAGCTCCCGTTGCTCGCACGGTTCGGTCTCGATGCGGCCGTTACGCTCCACCACAGCGGCTTCTATCCGGCCGGTGGGGGCGAGGCGACGCTCCGGCTCGCGCCCTCGTCGCTCTCGGCTCTCGACCTGACGGCACGCGGTCCGCTGGAGCGGGTCGTCGTTCACTCGAAGGCCAGCACGTCGCTGGAGAACAAGTCCGTGGCAGTGCGGCAGGCGGCGGCCGCCGAGAAACGACTGTCGAGTCTCGGCGTCGACTACGCCGTTGAGCAGCCTGTTTACGTTCCGGCAACGTCGCCGGGGTCGGCACTGTTACTCGAAGCGCGGTACGCCGAGAGTGTCGTCGGCTTCGACGCGCTCGGCGAACGCGGGAAATCCTCCGAACAGGTGGCCGACGAGGCCGTGGACGCGTTCGAGGCGTTCACGGCCACCGACGCCGCCGTCGACGAGCAGCTGGCCGACCAAGTGATGCTCCCGCTGGCGCTCGCGGGGGGCGAGGTGCGGATTCCGCGCGTCACGGCCCACGTACGGACGAACCTCGCCGCCGTCCAGGCGTTCGGACTCGACCTCTCGCTGTCGGAAGCGAGCGACGGGACCGCGCTCCTGACTGCTCCCGGCTACGATTCATGA
- a CDS encoding thiolase family protein, with the protein MALSDEVALIDAARTPHGSFLGSLTDHSAVDLGAVALEGLFERTDVDPDLVDWVGLGHAIQAGLGQAPARQAVLNAGLPKTVPATTINEASGSGLRAIALGADRLVAGSREFVVAGGMESMSNAPFVLGGMRAGRRYGDAELVDSMIRDGLWDLTNDAHMGELTEALVDRVGMSREAQDEYALQSHQRAAAAVERGTFDDELVAVPLGHDDVLDRDEGPRADTTLEGLAKLSPAFAKDGTITAGNASDLSDGAGVVLLGSETATLDAGFDPLAWVVDYHVSYRSPKWFGMAVADAVQGLLRANGLTVDDVDLFELNEAFAAQMVYVRERLGVPNEKLNVNGGAIALGHPIGASGGMLTTSLAHAMADRVATYGVVGMSIGGGGGIAMLLRR; encoded by the coding sequence ATGGCTCTCTCCGACGAAGTCGCCCTCATCGACGCCGCCCGGACTCCCCACGGCAGCTTTCTTGGGTCGCTCACCGACCACTCGGCGGTCGACCTCGGAGCCGTCGCTTTGGAGGGGCTGTTCGAGCGAACCGACGTCGACCCGGACCTCGTCGACTGGGTCGGGCTCGGCCACGCGATTCAGGCAGGTCTCGGCCAGGCACCCGCCAGACAGGCCGTCCTGAACGCCGGGCTGCCGAAGACGGTGCCCGCGACGACGATCAACGAGGCGTCCGGCTCGGGACTGCGGGCCATCGCGCTCGGCGCGGACAGACTCGTCGCCGGGAGTCGCGAATTCGTCGTCGCCGGGGGGATGGAGTCGATGTCGAACGCGCCGTTCGTCCTCGGTGGGATGCGCGCGGGGCGACGGTACGGCGACGCGGAACTCGTGGACTCGATGATTCGCGACGGGCTGTGGGACCTCACGAACGACGCCCACATGGGCGAGTTGACCGAGGCACTGGTCGACCGCGTCGGGATGTCTCGGGAGGCCCAAGACGAGTACGCCCTCCAGAGCCACCAGCGCGCCGCAGCGGCCGTCGAACGCGGGACCTTCGACGACGAGCTCGTCGCCGTCCCGCTGGGCCACGACGACGTCCTCGACCGCGACGAGGGACCACGCGCGGACACGACGCTGGAGGGGCTGGCGAAGCTCTCGCCCGCGTTCGCAAAGGACGGGACCATCACCGCGGGCAACGCCTCCGACCTGAGCGACGGCGCGGGCGTCGTCCTCCTCGGGTCGGAGACGGCGACGCTCGATGCGGGATTCGACCCGCTGGCGTGGGTCGTCGACTACCACGTCTCCTACCGGAGTCCGAAGTGGTTCGGGATGGCCGTCGCCGACGCGGTGCAGGGACTCCTCCGGGCGAACGGGCTAACCGTCGACGACGTCGACCTCTTCGAGCTGAACGAGGCGTTCGCGGCCCAGATGGTCTACGTCCGCGAACGGCTCGGCGTGCCGAACGAGAAGCTGAACGTCAACGGCGGAGCCATCGCGCTCGGCCACCCCATCGGCGCGAGCGGCGGGATGCTCACCACGTCGCTGGCGCACGCGATGGCCGACCGCGTGGCGACCTACGGCGTCGTCGGCATGAGTATCGGTGGCGGCGGCGGAATCGCGATGCTGTTGCGCCGGTGA
- a CDS encoding glycosyltransferase family 2 protein produces the protein MYRGQTVAVVVPAYNEAGFVGGVVDTLPSFVDRAYVVDDCSTDSTFEEMQRHAAAANTARRLLVEGDSAGMDGPRGPDDEFVTAIRNPENRGVGYSITTGYRRALADGADVVAVLNGDGQMDPDVLPRILDPIVDGRADYAKGNRLRDSPERLGMSAWRLFGNWTLTFLTRVSSGYWHVSDSQNGYTAISRHALETIDLDGLYERYGFLNDLLTELNVHDLRVADVPHPARYGGERSGISYPNFIRTVSLLLLWNFLYRLKVKYVVPRFHPTVLYYALGGVGVLMGVVVGLAFLSSALGLGVATVDGWLVLGVLAAGGFFSLLAAVVDARQSADLEVLVSDLSTGER, from the coding sequence ATGTACCGCGGACAGACCGTCGCGGTGGTCGTCCCGGCGTACAACGAGGCGGGCTTCGTCGGCGGCGTCGTCGACACGCTCCCCTCGTTCGTTGACCGTGCCTACGTCGTCGACGACTGTTCGACCGACAGCACCTTCGAGGAGATGCAACGCCACGCGGCCGCAGCCAACACGGCCCGCCGACTGCTCGTCGAGGGCGACTCGGCTGGGATGGACGGTCCGCGCGGGCCCGACGACGAGTTCGTCACGGCGATCCGCAACCCCGAGAACCGCGGCGTCGGCTACTCCATCACGACGGGCTACCGACGAGCACTCGCGGACGGCGCGGACGTCGTCGCGGTCCTCAACGGCGACGGCCAGATGGACCCCGACGTGCTCCCGCGCATCCTCGACCCCATCGTCGACGGTCGGGCTGACTACGCGAAGGGTAACCGCCTCCGCGACAGTCCGGAGCGACTCGGGATGAGCGCGTGGCGGCTGTTCGGCAACTGGACGCTGACGTTCCTGACCAGAGTCTCCAGCGGCTACTGGCACGTCTCGGACTCCCAGAACGGCTACACCGCGATCTCGCGACACGCGCTCGAAACCATCGACCTCGACGGTCTCTACGAACGCTACGGCTTCCTCAACGACCTCCTGACGGAGCTGAACGTCCACGACCTCCGCGTCGCCGACGTCCCGCATCCGGCGCGCTACGGCGGCGAGCGAAGCGGCATCAGCTACCCCAACTTCATCCGAACCGTCTCGCTGCTCTTGCTCTGGAACTTCCTCTACCGGCTGAAGGTGAAGTACGTCGTCCCGCGGTTCCACCCCACCGTGCTCTACTACGCGCTCGGCGGCGTCGGCGTCCTGATGGGGGTCGTCGTCGGTCTCGCGTTCCTGTCGAGCGCGCTCGGGCTCGGGGTCGCCACCGTCGACGGCTGGCTCGTCCTCGGCGTGCTCGCGGCCGGTGGCTTCTTCTCGCTTCTGGCCGCCGTCGTCGACGCGCGCCAGTCGGCGGATCTGGAAGTGCTGGTCTCGGACCTCTCGACGGGCGAGCGGTGA